Proteins encoded together in one Hymenobacter monticola window:
- the pdhA gene encoding pyruvate dehydrogenase (acetyl-transferring) E1 component subunit alpha: MADTKVKAASKKTTAPNGEAAKGNSKAAATKKQPDPVMPGTDAPTLAASGTDLSQQAAAGTDFPKETYLQWYEQMQLMRKFEDKAGQLYGQQKIKGFCHLYIGQEACVAGAVSALEKGDKYITAYRDHAHPLALGTSPNAVMAELFAKATGCSKGKGGSMHMFDKEVGFMGGHGIVGGQVPMGAGIAFAEKYNKTGKLCICYMGDGAVRQGALHEAFNMAMLWKLPVIFVIENNGYAMGTSVQRTSNVTDLYKIGLSYDMPSEPVNGMRVEDVHQAVARAAERARAGEGPTLLEFKTYRYKGHSMSDPAKYRTKEELEDYRHRDAIEGVRHTILSKNFATEADLEAIDEKIKAQVQESVDFAENSPFPTPDELYKDVYVQADYPYIHD, encoded by the coding sequence ATGGCGGATACGAAAGTAAAAGCGGCTTCCAAAAAAACGACGGCCCCCAATGGCGAAGCAGCCAAAGGCAACAGCAAAGCCGCTGCCACCAAGAAACAGCCCGACCCGGTGATGCCGGGCACCGACGCGCCAACGCTGGCTGCCTCCGGCACTGACCTCTCCCAGCAGGCTGCTGCTGGGACCGACTTCCCAAAGGAGACCTACCTGCAGTGGTACGAGCAGATGCAGCTCATGCGCAAGTTTGAGGACAAAGCCGGCCAGCTCTACGGCCAGCAAAAAATCAAAGGCTTCTGCCACCTCTACATCGGCCAGGAGGCCTGCGTAGCGGGCGCGGTGTCGGCCTTGGAAAAAGGCGACAAGTACATCACCGCCTACCGCGACCACGCCCACCCGCTGGCGCTGGGCACCTCGCCTAATGCCGTGATGGCCGAACTGTTTGCCAAAGCCACCGGCTGCTCGAAAGGCAAGGGTGGCTCGATGCACATGTTCGATAAGGAAGTGGGCTTCATGGGCGGCCACGGCATCGTGGGCGGCCAGGTGCCCATGGGCGCCGGCATCGCCTTCGCCGAGAAGTATAACAAGACGGGCAAGCTTTGCATTTGCTACATGGGCGACGGCGCCGTGCGCCAGGGCGCCCTGCACGAGGCCTTCAACATGGCCATGCTGTGGAAGCTGCCGGTCATCTTCGTGATTGAGAACAACGGCTACGCCATGGGCACGTCGGTGCAGCGCACCTCGAACGTGACCGACCTCTACAAGATTGGCCTGAGCTACGACATGCCCTCGGAGCCGGTAAACGGCATGCGCGTGGAAGACGTGCACCAGGCCGTGGCCCGCGCCGCCGAGCGCGCCCGCGCCGGCGAAGGCCCCACGCTGCTCGAGTTCAAAACCTACCGCTACAAGGGCCACTCGATGAGCGACCCGGCCAAGTACCGCACCAAGGAAGAGCTGGAAGACTACCGCCATCGCGACGCCATCGAAGGTGTACGTCACACCATCCTGTCGAAAAACTTCGCAACGGAAGCCGACCTCGAAGCCATCGACGAGAAAATCAAAGCCCAGGTACAGGAATCGGTGGATTTCGCCGAGAACTCGCCCTTCCCCACGCCCGACGAGCTGTACAAGGACGTGTACGTTCAGGCTGATTATCCTTATATTCACGATTAA
- a CDS encoding tetratricopeptide repeat protein yields MSKIPYTGKSQQAQQNRQGQQVTQQVPADPLAPAENLAPENPLLEDPDALAARLAQSEDFVRSNRNVLFTILAVVVLAVIGGFGYYTWRNQQDEKAQATMFRAVNNWEADSLNQAIKGDGKAPGLVTVANEYGSTKAGNLANFYAGVASLKQGKFKEALDYLEDFSSDDYLVQSRAYALMGDAQLELGKAKEAADLYAKAADHNANEYFSPGYLLKEGTAREIANDNEGAVKAYDRIINEYPTAQEVAEARQYKAKLDK; encoded by the coding sequence ATGTCGAAGATTCCTTACACTGGCAAAAGCCAGCAGGCCCAGCAGAATCGCCAGGGACAGCAAGTCACCCAACAAGTACCGGCCGACCCGCTGGCACCGGCCGAGAACCTCGCGCCTGAGAACCCGCTGCTGGAAGACCCGGACGCGCTGGCGGCTCGCCTGGCTCAGTCGGAAGACTTTGTGCGCAGCAACCGCAACGTGCTGTTCACCATCCTGGCGGTGGTGGTGCTGGCCGTGATAGGGGGCTTCGGCTACTACACCTGGCGCAACCAGCAAGACGAGAAAGCCCAGGCCACGATGTTCCGCGCCGTGAACAACTGGGAAGCCGACTCGTTGAACCAAGCCATCAAAGGCGACGGCAAAGCGCCGGGCCTGGTGACGGTGGCCAACGAGTACGGCAGCACCAAAGCCGGCAACCTGGCCAATTTCTACGCTGGCGTGGCTTCGCTGAAGCAAGGCAAGTTTAAGGAAGCCCTTGACTACCTCGAAGACTTCAGCTCCGACGACTACCTAGTACAGAGCCGCGCCTATGCCCTGATGGGCGACGCCCAGTTGGAACTCGGCAAAGCCAAGGAAGCCGCCGACCTCTACGCCAAGGCCGCCGACCACAACGCCAACGAATACTTCTCGCCTGGCTACCTGCTGAAGGAAGGCACGGCCCGCGAAATCGCCAACGACAACGAAGGCGCCGTGAAGGCTTACGACCGCATCATCAACGAGTACCCCACGGCCCAGGAAGTAGCCGAAGCCCGCCAGTACAAAGCCAAGCTCGACAAGTAA
- the ribH gene encoding 6,7-dimethyl-8-ribityllumazine synthase, giving the protein MATALQNLSDYDASTFIDISQKRFGLVVADWNREITDVLSAGAYETLLKHGANADNIFRNTVPGSFELTLGAQFLAQHEEMDAVICLGVVIQGETKHDDYICHAVAQGITNVALKFNKPVIFGLVTTNTLEQAWDRAGGKHGNKGVEAAVAAIQMLGF; this is encoded by the coding sequence ATGGCAACTGCCTTACAAAACCTGAGCGACTACGACGCTTCCACTTTCATCGACATCAGCCAGAAGCGCTTTGGCCTGGTGGTGGCCGACTGGAACCGCGAAATCACCGACGTGCTGAGCGCCGGCGCGTACGAGACCCTGCTCAAGCACGGCGCCAACGCCGACAACATCTTCCGCAACACCGTGCCCGGCAGCTTCGAATTGACCTTGGGCGCCCAGTTCCTGGCGCAGCACGAGGAGATGGACGCGGTGATTTGCCTAGGGGTAGTGATTCAGGGCGAAACCAAGCACGACGACTACATCTGCCATGCCGTGGCACAGGGCATCACCAACGTGGCGTTGAAGTTCAACAAGCCGGTCATTTTCGGGTTGGTAACGACGAATACCCTGGAGCAAGCCTGGGACCGGGCCGGCGGCAAGCACGGCAACAAGGGAGTGGAAGCCGCAGTGGCTGCCATCCAAATGCTGGGCTTTTAG
- a CDS encoding TraR/DksA family transcriptional regulator — protein sequence MNDDNIRYSREDLNEFDQIIQEKLTAARKELSFIKETLNRSNESGTDTTASSAKVLEDGADTAEKESMNQLASRQMKFIQQLENAQVRIKNGTYGVCIGTGKLIPKERLRAVPHTQHSIEAKMARRD from the coding sequence ATGAACGACGACAACATTCGCTATTCGCGGGAGGACTTGAACGAGTTCGACCAGATTATTCAGGAAAAACTGACGGCGGCCCGCAAGGAGTTGTCGTTCATCAAGGAGACCCTGAACCGCAGCAACGAATCCGGCACCGACACGACGGCCTCCTCGGCCAAGGTGCTGGAAGATGGCGCTGACACCGCCGAGAAAGAAAGCATGAACCAGTTGGCCTCGCGCCAGATGAAGTTCATCCAGCAGCTCGAAAACGCCCAGGTGCGCATCAAGAACGGTACCTACGGCGTGTGCATTGGCACGGGCAAGCTTATTCCCAAAGAGCGTCTGCGGGCAGTGCCCCACACCCAACATTCCATCGAAGCTAAAATGGCGCGGCGCGACTAA